The following proteins come from a genomic window of Trifolium pratense cultivar HEN17-A07 linkage group LG4, ARS_RC_1.1, whole genome shotgun sequence:
- the LOC123882447 gene encoding phosphoserine aminotransferase 2, chloroplastic-like has product MATTTSPQTHLLPQTNNPFLKKPITTFTSPISLRTNPTFKPISIKCTATTQAQSQAQPQTQSHSSDRVFNFAAGPATLPENVLRKAQSELYNWRGSGMSVMEMSHRGKEFLSIIQKAESDLRTLLEISSEYSVLFLQGGATTQFAAVPLNICKNDDAVDYIVTGSWSDKAFKEGQKYCKPNVIWSGKSEKYTKIPSFDDLKQNPEARFLHICANETIHGVEFKNYPTPNNKNGILIADMSSNFCSKPVDVSKFGLIYAGAQKNVGPSGVTVVIVRNDLIGNAQDLTPVMLDYKIHAENNSLYNTPPCYGIYMCGLVFEDLLEQGGLVEVEKKNKKKAEILYNAIDESNGFFKCPVEKSVRSLMNVPFTLEKSELEGDFIKEAAKENMVQLKGHRSVGGMRASIYNAMPLAGVEKLVAFMKDFQAKHA; this is encoded by the coding sequence ATGGCAACAACAACTTCACCACAAactcatcttcttcctcaaacCAACAACCCATTTCTCAAAAAACCCATCACCACTTTCACCTCACCAATCTCTCTCCGCACTAACCCAACCTTCAAACCCATTTCCATCAAATGCACCGCTACAACCCAAGCCCAGTCCCAAGCCCAGCCCCAAACCCAATCCCATTCCTCAGATCGCGTCTTCAACTTCGCTGCCGGACCTGCCACCCTCCCTGAAAACGTCCTCCGTAAAGCCCAATCAGAACTTTACAACTGGCGTGGATCCGGCATGAGCGTCATGGAAATGAGTCATAGAGGTAAAGAATTTCTTTCGATTATTCAAAAAGCAGAGTCAGATCTGCGTACCCTTTTGGAAATCTCGTCGGAATATTCTGTTCTTTTTCTTCAAGGTGGCGCAACTACTCAGTTCGCCGCCGTGCCGTTAAACATCTGTAAAAATGACGATGCTGTTGATTACATCGTTACTGGTTCTTGGAGCGATAAAGCTTTCAAGGAAGGTCAGAAATATTGTAAACCAAACGTGATTTGGTCTGGGAAATCTGAAAAGTATACAAAGATTCCATCTTTTGATGATTTGAAACAGAACCCAGAAGCTAGGTTTTTGCATATTTGTGCTAATGAAACTATTCATGGTGTTGAATTTAAGAATTATCCAACACCCAATAATAAAAATGGGATTTTGATTGCTGATATGTCTTCAAATTTTTGTTCTAAACCTGTTGATGTTTCaaaatttggtttgatttaTGCTGGTGCTCAGAAGAATGTTGGTCCTTCTGGTGTAACAGTTGTGATTGTGAGAAATGATTTGATTGGTAATGCTCAAGATTTGACTCCTGTAATGCTTGATTACAAGATTCACGCCGAGAACAATTCACTTTACAATACACCACCTTGTTATGGAATTTACATGTGTGGTTTGGTTTTTGAGGATTTGTTGGAACAAGGTGGTTTGGTTGAGGTtgagaagaagaataagaagaaagCTGAGATTCTTTACAATGCTATTGATGAGAGTAATGGGTTTTTTAAGTGTCCTGTTGAGAAATCTGTTAGGTCTTTGATGAATGTTCCATTTACTTTGGAGAAATCTGAGTTGGAAGGTGATTTTATTAAGGAAGCTGCTAAGGAGAATATGGTTCAGCTTAAGGGACATAGGTCTGTTGGTGGTATGAGAGCTTCAATTTACAATGCTATGCCTTTGGCTGGTGTTGAAAAGTTGGTGGCTTTCATGAAGGATTTCCAAGCCAAACATGCTTAG
- the LOC123882446 gene encoding isocitrate dehydrogenase [NAD] regulatory subunit 1, mitochondrial-like isoform X1, with protein MARRSIPILKHLLSSTRSQSQSEPFNSTFKRCVTYMHRPGDGTPRPVTLIPGDGIGPLVTGAVEQVMEAMHAPVYFEKFIVHGDMKAVPTEVLESIRKNKVCLKGGLITPMGGGVSSLNVQLRKELDLYASLVNCFNLPGLATRHDNVDIVVIRENTEGEYAGLEHEVVPGVVESLKEEAPCNPRASAPQGRDISLSDQTSQVITKFCSERIAKYAFEYAYLNNRKKVTAVHKANIMKLADGLFLESCREVATKYPGIKYNEIIVDNCCMQLVSKPEQFDVMVTPNLYGNLVANTAAGIAGGTGVMPGGNVGAEHAVFEQGASAGNVGNEKVAAQKTANPVALLLSSAMMLRHLQFPAFADRLEVAVEKVILEGKYRTKDLGGTSTTQEVVDAVIDALD; from the exons ATGGCACGAAGATCCATACCGATCCTCAAACATCTCTTATCATCAACCCGATCTCAATCCCAATCCGAACCATTCAATTCAACTTTCAAACGATGCGTAACCTATATGCACCGTCCCGGCGACGGAACACCACGTCCTGTAACCCTAATCCCCGGCGACGGAATCGGACCACTTGTAACCGGCGCCGTTGAACAAGTCATGGAAGCGATGCACGCGCCTGTTTATTTCGAGAAATTTATTGTTCATGGTGATATGAAAGCTGTTCCTACCGAAGTTCTTGAATCGATCCGTAAAAATAAGGTTTGTCTTAAAGGTGGATTGATTACTCCTATGGGTGGTGGTGTTAGTTCTCTTAATGTTCAGCTTAGGAAAGAGCTTGATCTATATGCTTCTCTTGTTAATTGCTTTAATTTACCTGGTTTGGCTACGAGACATGATAATGTTGATATTGTTGTTATTCGGGAGAATACTGAAGGGGAGTATGCTGGTCTTGAACATGAGGTTGTTCCCGGCGTCGTCGAAAGTCTTAAG GAGGAAGCTCCTTGTAACCCCAGAGCAAGTGCTCCTCAGGGAAGAGACATTTCTCTCTCTGACCAAACCTCTCAG GTGATAACGAAGTTCTGTTCTGAGCGTATTGCTAAATATGCATTCGAGTATGCTTACCTGAATAACAGAAAGAAAGTGACTGCTGTCCACAAAGCAAATATAATGAAGCTTGCAGATGGTTTGTTCTTGGAATCTTGTCGAGAGGTTGCCACCAAGTATCCTGGCattaaatataatgaaattATTGTGGATAATTGCTGCATGCAGCTTGTTTCGAAGCCTGAACAGTTTGATGTCATG GTCACCCCAAATCTGTACGGAAATCTAGTTGCAAATACTGCAGCAGGCATTGCTGGAGGCACTGGAGTTATGCCAGGAG GCAATGTTGGGGCTGAGCACGCAGTTTTTGAGCAGGGTGCTTCAGCAGGAAATGTTGGTAATGAAAAAGTAGCAGCACAAAAGACAGCCAACCCAGTAGCGCTCCTTCTCTCATCAGCTATGATGCTTAGGCATCTCCAATTTCCTGCATTTGCTGACCGTTTGGAAGTTGCCGTTGAAAAAGTCATTCTAGAGGGCAAGTATCGGACAAAGGATCTTGGAGGGACAAGCACCACCCAAGAAGTTGTCGATGCAGTAATAGATGCTTTAGATTGA
- the LOC123882446 gene encoding isocitrate dehydrogenase [NAD] regulatory subunit 1, mitochondrial-like isoform X2 has protein sequence MARRSIPILKHLLSSTRSQSQSEPFNSTFKRCVTYMHRPGDGTPRPVTLIPGDGIGPLVTGAVEQVMEAMHAPVYFEKFIVHGDMKAVPTEVLESIRKNKVCLKGGLITPMGGGVSSLNVQLRKELDLYASLVNCFNLPGLATRHDNVDIVVIRENTEGEYAGLEHEVVPGVVESLKVITKFCSERIAKYAFEYAYLNNRKKVTAVHKANIMKLADGLFLESCREVATKYPGIKYNEIIVDNCCMQLVSKPEQFDVMVTPNLYGNLVANTAAGIAGGTGVMPGGNVGAEHAVFEQGASAGNVGNEKVAAQKTANPVALLLSSAMMLRHLQFPAFADRLEVAVEKVILEGKYRTKDLGGTSTTQEVVDAVIDALD, from the exons ATGGCACGAAGATCCATACCGATCCTCAAACATCTCTTATCATCAACCCGATCTCAATCCCAATCCGAACCATTCAATTCAACTTTCAAACGATGCGTAACCTATATGCACCGTCCCGGCGACGGAACACCACGTCCTGTAACCCTAATCCCCGGCGACGGAATCGGACCACTTGTAACCGGCGCCGTTGAACAAGTCATGGAAGCGATGCACGCGCCTGTTTATTTCGAGAAATTTATTGTTCATGGTGATATGAAAGCTGTTCCTACCGAAGTTCTTGAATCGATCCGTAAAAATAAGGTTTGTCTTAAAGGTGGATTGATTACTCCTATGGGTGGTGGTGTTAGTTCTCTTAATGTTCAGCTTAGGAAAGAGCTTGATCTATATGCTTCTCTTGTTAATTGCTTTAATTTACCTGGTTTGGCTACGAGACATGATAATGTTGATATTGTTGTTATTCGGGAGAATACTGAAGGGGAGTATGCTGGTCTTGAACATGAGGTTGTTCCCGGCGTCGTCGAAAGTCTTAAG GTGATAACGAAGTTCTGTTCTGAGCGTATTGCTAAATATGCATTCGAGTATGCTTACCTGAATAACAGAAAGAAAGTGACTGCTGTCCACAAAGCAAATATAATGAAGCTTGCAGATGGTTTGTTCTTGGAATCTTGTCGAGAGGTTGCCACCAAGTATCCTGGCattaaatataatgaaattATTGTGGATAATTGCTGCATGCAGCTTGTTTCGAAGCCTGAACAGTTTGATGTCATG GTCACCCCAAATCTGTACGGAAATCTAGTTGCAAATACTGCAGCAGGCATTGCTGGAGGCACTGGAGTTATGCCAGGAG GCAATGTTGGGGCTGAGCACGCAGTTTTTGAGCAGGGTGCTTCAGCAGGAAATGTTGGTAATGAAAAAGTAGCAGCACAAAAGACAGCCAACCCAGTAGCGCTCCTTCTCTCATCAGCTATGATGCTTAGGCATCTCCAATTTCCTGCATTTGCTGACCGTTTGGAAGTTGCCGTTGAAAAAGTCATTCTAGAGGGCAAGTATCGGACAAAGGATCTTGGAGGGACAAGCACCACCCAAGAAGTTGTCGATGCAGTAATAGATGCTTTAGATTGA